A region from the Microcella frigidaquae genome encodes:
- a CDS encoding serine hydrolase: MRAAIGATALALLLAPLLGGCAASLPVGGERGSTGAPASIQRLAKQAAASDAVLATLVADDAPGCSAAVGRPGEPLWAGARGLADLAAGTPLTTSTRFEMASLAKQFTGALVLALVGDGLLGLDDPIGTHVAGLPAWGRTITVEQLLHHTARLPDFWIELEDEGIGFSDPADQAAVLAAIRRVEAPLDGSGYAYANSHYVLLAAAVESVTGKPFAATLQARVLDPLGLDARIEPAAVAADVAVGHDAEGVPIIAAWTAVGPVGLVTTPTELVRWSAQFASDGLLAAAAEGAVDSSEGLAEYAGERYGAGIRIAADGTLFHAGRWGGSVSILEVSPARDLTIAIACNRMGAPRVELVNALSTIWGAHGAASEEGAGGSDGGEG, translated from the coding sequence GTGCGAGCGGCGATCGGCGCCACGGCGCTCGCGCTGCTGCTCGCGCCGCTGCTCGGCGGGTGCGCGGCGAGCCTGCCTGTCGGCGGCGAACGCGGGTCGACGGGGGCCCCGGCCAGCATCCAGCGCCTGGCGAAGCAGGCCGCCGCGAGCGATGCGGTACTCGCGACGCTGGTCGCCGACGATGCTCCCGGATGCTCCGCCGCCGTCGGCCGCCCCGGCGAGCCGCTCTGGGCGGGGGCGCGCGGACTCGCCGACCTCGCGGCCGGCACGCCGCTGACGACCAGCACCCGGTTCGAAATGGCCTCGCTCGCGAAGCAGTTCACCGGGGCACTGGTGCTGGCGCTCGTCGGCGACGGACTCCTCGGCCTCGACGACCCCATCGGCACCCACGTGGCGGGGCTGCCCGCCTGGGGCCGCACGATCACCGTCGAGCAGCTGCTGCACCACACCGCGCGGCTGCCCGACTTCTGGATCGAGCTCGAGGACGAGGGCATCGGCTTCAGCGACCCCGCCGACCAGGCCGCCGTGCTCGCCGCGATCCGGCGGGTCGAGGCGCCCCTCGACGGCTCCGGCTACGCCTACGCCAACAGCCACTACGTTCTCCTCGCGGCGGCGGTCGAGAGCGTCACCGGCAAGCCGTTCGCGGCGACGCTGCAGGCCCGCGTGCTCGACCCGCTCGGTCTCGACGCCCGCATCGAGCCGGCCGCGGTCGCTGCCGACGTCGCGGTCGGCCACGATGCCGAGGGTGTGCCGATCATCGCGGCCTGGACGGCCGTCGGACCGGTGGGCCTCGTCACCACGCCGACCGAGCTGGTGCGCTGGAGCGCCCAGTTCGCCTCCGACGGCCTCCTGGCGGCCGCCGCCGAGGGAGCGGTCGATTCATCGGAGGGCCTCGCCGAGTACGCGGGCGAGCGCTACGGCGCGGGCATCCGCATCGCCGCCGACGGCACGCTCTTCCACGCCGGCCGGTGGGGCGGATCCGTGAGCATCCTCGAGGTCAGTCCCGCGCGCGACCTGACGATCGCGATCGCCTGCAACCGGATGGGCGCCCCGCGTGTCGAGCTGGTCAACGCCCTCTCGACGATCTGGGGGGCGCACGGTGCAGCGAGCGAGGAGGGCGCCGGCGGGAGCGACGGCGGGGAGGGCTAG
- a CDS encoding DHA2 family efflux MFS transporter permease subunit — MTDAQRRIVLGVLIGSAFVVILNETLMGVAIPRFIEVFGITATAAQWLTTAFMLTLAVVIPITGWLLQRFSTRALFVTAMSLFTAGTLLGAVAPVFELLIVARVIQASGTAIVMPMLFTTVFALVAPDRRGQVIGTVSTVIAVAPAVGPSLSGFILSIADWHWLFITMLPLTTAALIIGAVRMVDVGERRGSKLDVLSVLLSIPGFGGLVYGLAQLGEAGRTEAGAGPDPVVTGLISLGVGVVALAVFGTRQVRLQRTDGALLDLRTFGERQFALSIGIITVASMALFGAIIVIPLYVQEVLGASPLVSGLIILPGALLQGLLAPAIGRRYDRVGPRSLVIPGILLMAATLWIMSMFSVATPIWFVAVANIGVSLGLALLFTPLLTNGMASLRPQLNPHGSAIVGTVQQVAGAAGIALFLSVAAFIAPPTGDASITADGVRAAFTVAAVLATAIIPLVLLVRWQRSAAPGGPGTPDGH, encoded by the coding sequence CGTGCTCATCGGCTCGGCCTTCGTCGTCATCCTCAACGAGACGCTCATGGGCGTCGCGATCCCGCGCTTCATCGAGGTCTTCGGCATCACGGCGACCGCCGCGCAGTGGCTGACGACCGCGTTCATGCTCACGCTGGCCGTGGTCATCCCGATCACCGGCTGGCTGCTGCAGCGGTTCAGCACGCGCGCGCTCTTCGTGACTGCGATGTCGCTGTTCACGGCGGGCACGCTGCTCGGCGCGGTCGCGCCGGTGTTCGAGCTGCTCATCGTGGCCCGCGTGATCCAGGCCAGCGGCACGGCGATCGTCATGCCGATGCTGTTCACGACCGTGTTCGCGCTCGTCGCCCCCGACCGCCGCGGTCAGGTTATCGGAACCGTGTCGACCGTCATCGCGGTCGCGCCTGCCGTGGGCCCGAGCCTGTCGGGCTTCATCCTCAGCATCGCCGACTGGCACTGGTTGTTCATCACGATGCTGCCGCTCACCACGGCCGCCCTGATCATCGGCGCGGTGCGCATGGTCGACGTCGGCGAGCGCCGCGGGTCGAAGCTGGATGTCCTCAGCGTGCTCCTCTCCATCCCCGGGTTCGGCGGCCTCGTGTACGGGCTCGCGCAGCTGGGCGAGGCGGGCCGCACCGAGGCGGGCGCGGGGCCGGACCCGGTGGTCACGGGTCTGATCTCCCTGGGCGTGGGCGTCGTGGCGCTCGCGGTGTTCGGCACGCGGCAGGTGCGCCTGCAGCGCACCGATGGCGCCCTGCTCGACCTGCGCACCTTCGGCGAGCGGCAGTTCGCGCTGTCGATCGGCATCATCACCGTCGCGTCGATGGCGCTGTTCGGCGCGATCATCGTGATCCCGCTCTACGTGCAGGAGGTGCTCGGCGCCTCGCCGCTCGTCTCCGGCCTCATCATCCTGCCGGGCGCCCTGCTGCAGGGCCTGCTCGCGCCCGCGATCGGCCGGCGGTACGACCGCGTGGGTCCGCGCTCGCTGGTGATCCCCGGCATCCTGCTCATGGCGGCGACCCTGTGGATCATGTCGATGTTCTCGGTCGCGACCCCGATCTGGTTCGTCGCCGTCGCGAACATCGGTGTGAGCCTGGGTCTGGCCCTGCTGTTCACGCCGCTGCTCACCAACGGCATGGCGTCGTTGCGCCCGCAGCTGAACCCGCACGGCTCGGCGATCGTCGGCACCGTGCAGCAGGTCGCGGGAGCGGCGGGGATCGCGCTGTTCCTGTCGGTCGCGGCGTTCATCGCCCCGCCGACCGGCGACGCCTCGATCACGGCCGACGGCGTGCGGGCGGCGTTCACGGTCGCGGCGGTGCTCGCGACGGCGATCATCCCGCTGGTGCTGCTGGTGCGCTGGCAGCGGTCCGCCGCCCCCGGCGGACCGGGCACCCCCGACGGGCACTAG